In Balaenoptera musculus isolate JJ_BM4_2016_0621 chromosome 19, mBalMus1.pri.v3, whole genome shotgun sequence, one genomic interval encodes:
- the EXOSC6 gene encoding exosome complex component MTR3 produces the protein MPGDNRRIRGPEESQPPQLYATDEDEVPAARDPTRLRPVYARAGLLSQAKGSAYLEAGGTKVLCAVSGPRQVEGGERGGGPAGAGGETPAALRGRLLCDFRRAPFSGRRRRAPPGGSEERELALALQEALEPAVRLGRYPRAQLEVSALLLEDGGSALAAALTAAAIALADAGIEMYDLVVGCGLSRALGPEPTWLLDPTLLEEERAAAGLTVALMPVLNQVAGLLGSGEGGPTESWAEAVRLGLEGCQRLYPVLQQCLVRAARRRGAATPP, from the coding sequence ATGCCCGGGGACAACCGCCGCATCCGCGGGCCCGAGGAGTCGCAGCCGCCTCAGTTGTACGCGACCGACGAGGACGAGGTGCCGGCCGCTCGCGACCCGACGCGGCTCCGGCCTGTGTACGCGCGCGCCGGGCTGTTGAGCCAGGCCAAGGGCTCGGCCTACCTGGAGGCGGGAGGCACCAAGGTGCTGTGCGCAGTGTCCGGCCCACGCCAGGTAGAGGGCGGTGAGCGCGGTGGTGGCCCGGCCGGAGCGGGCGGTGAGACCCCGGCCGCGCTGCGGGGCCGCCTGCTCTGCGACTTTCGCCGCGCGCCCTTCTCGGGCCGCCGGCGCCGCGCTCCCCCGGGTGGCAGCGAGGAGCGTGAGCTGGCGCTGGCGCTGCAGGAGGCGCTCGAGCCGGCCGTGCGCCTGGGCCGCTACCCGCGCGCGCAGCTCGAGGTGTCGGCGCTGCTGCTCGAGGACGGCGGCTCGGCGCTGGCCGCCGCGCTCACGGCTGCCGCGATCGCCCTGGCCGACGCGGGCATCGAAATGTACGACCTGGTGGTGGGCTGCGGTTTAAGCCGCGCGCTGGGGCCCGAGCCCACCTGGCTGCTGGATCCCACGCTGCTAGAGGAGGAACGCGCCGCCGCCGGCCTCACCGTGGCGCTTATGCCGGTGCTCAACCAGGTGGCCGGGCTGCTGGGCAGCGGGGAGGGCGGCCCGACCGAGAGCTGGGCGGAGGCCGTGCGCCTGGGTCTCGAGGGCTGCCAGCGCCTCTACCCCGTTTTGCAGCAGTGCTTAGTACGGGCCGCCCGCCGGAGGGGCGCCGCCACGCCGCCCTGA